Proteins encoded within one genomic window of Fusarium musae strain F31 chromosome 4, whole genome shotgun sequence:
- a CDS encoding hypothetical protein (EggNog:ENOG41~antiSMASH:Cluster_4.3) has protein sequence MLEPFLQPVPVPETLPVRVKPRVKPRARKPRQQGPKTFEFVSSGPVGKPAPESRKFIRSHVMRGKNTKKSPPRHPILDVRVDALPRANDDDVEELDRPAPLANTRCTDAMWTVGHTHARQDRAWVESPSLMAQLVNPPPDLDLFTFATPLVLTTIKETMYPAEWCFDPDREKACWFRWLLEDPAYLHCICFMVSAFQDLINMQSLLGRGKYETGWGGEFSASTRNRLRHTIKLLQERLKDPAKQVEDATTATIISLAMMADAMEDAQAFEAHSNGLRRIVKMRGGLQGYTHNRQLQIKLCRVDLGWSIRNGCKPEIYDGKPAWEPLLEAFGTVACSFEIQEPSLDFMNVYYTWDWRLQNTFKDLRDFSALANRYSPSAKKLKPEAFQEIMLSIQYRLLQLDFSQDPAPIQEALRIGLLAYESTIFLQIQGTKLRSDSFSRQLRDAIQATPVQGEATANIKLWLLVVGSIIVFDSSEDWLVQSINSLAGRQSWEEVRERVKEFMWIDVIHDGPGRKAFEAAQSYI, from the exons ATGCTAGAGCCCTTCTTACAACCAGTCCCCGTCCCGGAAACACTCCCAGTGCGGGTCAAGCCTCGGGTCAAGCCTCGAGCTCGAAAGCCTCGTCAACAGGGTC CTAAAACTTTCGAGTTTGTTTCCTCAGGCCCAGTTGGCAAACCAGCACCTGAATCTCGCAAGTTCATCCGCAGCCATGTAATGCGCGGCAAGAATACGAAAAAGTCACCTCCAAGACATCCAATACTGGACGTTAGAGTCGATGCTCTCCCTAGAGCtaatgatgacgatgtggAGGAGTTAGATCGCCCTGCACCCCTGGCGAACACTCGCTGCACAGATGCCATGTGGACTGTTGGCCATACACATGCTCGCCAAGACAGAGCTTGGGTTGAGTCGCCTTCTCTTATGGCGCAACTAGTCAACCCCCCGCCTGATCTGGATCTGTTTACTTTTGCTACGCCCCTTG TTCTTACCACCATCAAGGAGACTATGTATCCAGCAGAATGGTGTTTCGACCCCGACCGTGAGAAGGCATGCTGGTTTCGCTGGCTACTCGAAGATCCGGCTTACCTGCACTGTATCTGCTTCATGGTCAGCGCCTTTCAAGACCTTATTAACATGCAATCATTGCTGGGACGTGGAAAGTATGAGACTGGATGGGGCGGAGAGTTCTCGGCATCCACGCGGAACCGCCTTCGACATACCATCAAACTGTTACAAGAAAGGCTGAAAGACCCTGCCAAACAAGTCGAGGATGCAACTACAGCGACCATCATATCGTTGGCTATGATGGCTGATGCTATGGAGGACGCCCAGGCTTTTGAAGCTCACTCAAATGGTCTTCGGCGGATTGTCAAGATGAGAGGTGGCCTGCAAGGATATACACATAATCGACAACTACAGATTAAACTCTGTCG TGTCGACCTCGGATGGTCCATCAGAAACGGCTGCAAACCAGAGATCTACGACGGCAAGCCAGCATGGGAACCTCTCCTCGAAGCCTTCGGAACTGTAGCCTGCTCCTTCGAGATCCAAGAACCATCCCTAGACTTCATGAACGTCTACTACACCTGGGACTGGAGATTACAAAACACCTTCAAAGATCTTCGAGACTTTTCAGCCCTGGCTAACAGATACTCTCCAagcgccaagaagctcaaaccCGAAGCGTTCCAGGAGATCATGCTGTCAATACAGTATCGCCTTTTACAGCTTGACTTTTCGCAAGATCCAGCGCCGATACAAGAAGCGCTGCGTATTGGACTGCTTGCTTATGAGTCAACTATTTTCTTGCAAATACAGGGCACGAAACTAAGGTCTGATTCGTTTAGTCGACAGTTGCGCGATGCCATTCAGGCAACGCCAGTGCAAGGTGAGGCGACAGCCAATATCAAGCTTTGGCTTCTTGTGGTGGGGTCTATCATTGTCTTTGATAGCAGTGAAGATTGGCTCGTGCAGTCGATAAATAGTTTGGCTGGACGGCAGAGCTGGGAGGAGGTCCGGGAGCGTGTGAAGGAGTTTATGTGGATTGATGTCATTCACGATGGCCCTGGTCGGAAGGCCTTTGAAGCGGCGCAATCATATATATGA
- a CDS encoding hypothetical protein (EggNog:ENOG41~antiSMASH:Cluster_4.3~SMCOG1001:short-chain dehydrogenase/reductase SDR) encodes MAPKSLELTPDNYRFFRSQTTKPVPIPKDISLSDSTIIITGANTGIGYGAAEQFLAMKLKRLIIAVRSISKGEAAASTLRAKHPNAEILVWQVDMNIYKSVQDFAKKCETLDRIDLVILNAGIQMTKFELSPEGHEVSFQVNYLSTVLLATLLLPTLKQKAPAGQPGHLTIVNSATALMADFPNAKDENIMEFFDKEAFFTGGVNPLPTYSRTKALAHFWIVKLAERVKAEDVIVNLVDPGLVGGTSLTRGQGNIIIQYIFALVNWIAARSIKNGASTFVQAGVVMGKETHGSYIMDWRIHPYTKFLYTKEGKAFADKVWYETNKLLSFANVDGILNSL; translated from the exons ATGGCTCCCAAGTCTCTTGAACTCACCCCAGACAACTATCGCTTCTTCCGCTCCCAAACCACAAAGCCCGTCCCCATCCCCAAGGACATCTCCCTCTCCGAcagcaccatcatcatcaccggcGCAAACACCGGCATTGGCTATGGCGCCGCAGAGCAGTTCCTCGCCATGAAGCTCAAGCGTCTCATCATCGCCGTCCGAAGCATCTCCAAGGGTGAAGCCGCCGCATCAACCCTCCGCGCCAAGCATCCCAACGCCGAGATCCTCGTGTGGCAGGTCGACATGAACATATACAAGAGCGTACAAGACTTTGCGAAAAAGTGCGAGACGCTTGATCGTATTGATCTTGTCATTCTCAACGCTGGTATACAAATGACAAAGTTCGAGCTTAGTCCTGAGGGCCATGAGGTTTCGTTCCAGGTCAACTATCTCTCTACCGTTCTTCTCGCCACGCTGCTTCTTCCTACACTCAAGCAAAAGGCTCCAGCAGGTCAACCAGGACATCTCACAATCGTCAACTCGGCGACAGCTCTTATGGCTGACTTCCCTAATGCCAAAGACGAGAACATCATGGAGTTCTTCGACAAGGAAGCCTTTTTCACCGGCGGTGTGAATCCCCTTCCTACATATTCTAGAACCAAGGCCCTCGCACACTTCTGGATCGTCAAGCTGGCTGAGCGCGTCAAAGCCGAGGATGTGATTGTCAACCTCGTAGATCCAGGTCTAGTCGGCGGAACTAGCTTGACACGGGGTCAGGGAAACATCATCATTCAATATATATTTGCTCTTGTCAACTGGATTGCTGCTCGGAGCATCAAGAACGGAGCCAGTACCTTTGTGCAAGCTGGCGTTGTCATGGGCAAGGAGACTCATGGTTCTTATATCATGGATTGGAGGATTCACCC TTATACTAAGTTCTTGTACACGAAAGAGGGTAAAGCCTTTGCGGACAAGGTCTGGTATGAGACGAACAAACTCCTGTCCTTTGCCAACGTCGATGGCATTCTGAACTCGCTTTGA
- a CDS encoding hypothetical protein (EggNog:ENOG41~antiSMASH:Cluster_4.3): MADNEKRVSTGVAQEIPLDPLPPAQLQYHQHNVASDSSSEFDESFSYDQDDMPDFQTTEQDLHVTEDDLLEARELASKYTLEDVRHIMARVYRIHEKDPNFPLVVIQKIKAFLENDELFTNPEKHESLVQEMKLEAALITNNSPYAEVRAVVENKDDTSIPSSTIRSWTIGLVFSMLLAFTNQLFDIRQPAIRIMANVAQLLSYPIGKGFERWLPDYGITLFGVRHSLNPGPFSKKEHMLITIMANVAYNTPYTNLIIWVQYLPQYFNQPYASHFAYQILIALSTNFIGYGMAGVCRRFLVYPSYCVWPASLVTIALNSAFHTDNNSPVQGPFGKIWRVSRIKFFYVMFGAMFVWFWFPNYIWTSLSNFSWMSWIDPYNRDLNTITGFNNGLGINPFPTWDWNVLLWDSADPLMVPFFSTFNRFIGAFISMWVVLGLWYSNIYNTGYLPINTNRVYDRWGELYNVTRAINDRGLFDAKKYADYSPPFLGAGNVVIYIFFFGIYTSTLTYALLFHRREIVTGFKGLFNSMRRKSNRTEEVHDLDVHTRLMKAYREVPEWWYMVCLVCAIAFGISGIAGWDTHTSPGVIFYGLALCLVFVIPVGIIKAMTGIEVTLTVLAEFIGGSFVEGNALAMNYFKSFGYVTCAHAVMFSNDLKLAHYVKIPPRHTFFAQIIATFISTFVCVGVLNFQMTQIEGVCTEDARWKMTCPSVNTFFTASVLWGTVGPSKIFGKNGLYTEVLIGFPLGVVVVLAVWAINKRFPNWTWTRQIHPVAIMYGGIVWAPYNMSYVWPSVPIAYFSWIYLKSRYLGLWSKYNFVLSAAWSCGIAIAAIIIFFSLQLEGTEFNWWGNTVGYVGCEDDACPLQPLEGTDYFGPREGEFH, translated from the exons ATGGCCGACAACGAAAAGAGGGTTTCCACTGGAGTGGCTCAAGAGATCCCTCTTGACCCATTGCCTCCGGCTCAGCTCCAGTACCACCAGCACAATGTCGCCAGCGATTCGTCATCCGAGTTTGACGAG TCTTTCTCCTACGATCAGGATGACATGCCCGACTTCCAAACCACCGAGCAGGACCTTCACGTCACCGAAGATGACCTACTCGAGGCTCGCGAACTGGCCTCAAAGTACACACTAGAAGATGTGCGCCACATAATGGCTCGCGTCTATCGCATCCACGAGAAGGATCCCAACTTCCCACTCGTAGTTatccagaagatcaaggccttCCTCGAGAACGATGAACTCTTTACAAATCCCGAGAAGCACGAGAGCCTAGTGCAGGAAATGAAACTCGAGGCTGCTCTGATCACAAATAACAGCCCTTACGCCGAAGTTCGTGCCGTCGTCGAGAACAAGGATGATACTTCCAtcccttcatcaaccatTCGAAGTTGGACAATCGGTCTCGTCTTTTCAATGCTTCTTGCTTTCACCAACCAGCTTTTCGATATTCGACAGCCTGCTATTCGCATCATGGCCAATGTCGCTCAGCTGCTCTCATATCCAATTGGTAAAGGTTTCGAAAGGTGGCTTCCTGACTATGGCATCACTCTCTTCGGTGTGCGCCATTCCCTCAACCCAGGTCCCTTCTCCAAGAAGGAGCATAtgctcatcaccatcatggccaacgtTGCGTATAACACTCCCTATACCAACTTGATCATCTGGGTCCAGTATCTGCCCCAGTACTTCAACCAGCCATATGCCTCCCACTTCGCCTACCAGATTTTGATCGCGCTGAGCACCAACTTCATCGGCTATGGAATGGCTGGTGTTTGCCGTCGCTTTCTCGTTTATCCCTCGTACTGTGTTTGGCCTGCGTCTTTGGTTACTATTGCGCTCAACTCAGCTTTCCATACCGACAACAACTCCCCGGTGCAGGGTCCCTTTGGCAAGATCTGGCGCGTTTCTCGTATCAAGTTCTTTTATGTCATGTTCGGCGCCATGTTcgtctggttctggttcccCAACTACATCTGGACCTCGCTCTCCAACTTCAGCTGGATGTCTTGGATTGATCCCTACAACCGcgacctcaacaccatcaccggTTTCAACAATGGTCTTGGCATCAACCCATTCCCAACCTGGGATTGGAACGTTCTCCTCTGGGATTCTGCTGACCCGCTCATGGTTCCTTTCTTCAGTACTTTCAACCGATTTATTGGCGCTTTCATCTCCATGTGGGTGGTTCTCGGCCTCTGGTACTCCAACATCTACAACACTGGATACCTtcccatcaacaccaaccgtGTCTACGACCGATGGGGCGAGCTGTACAACGTCACTCGAGCCATCAACGACCGAGGACTCTTCGATGCCAAGAAATACGCCGACTACTCTCCTCCCTTCTTGGGCGCTGGAAACGTTGTCATCtacattttcttcttcggcaTCTACACTTCGACCCTTACCTATGCTCTTCTGTTCCATCGACGCGAAATTGTTACTGGCTTCAAGGGTCTTTTCAACAGCATGAGGAGGAAGTCAAACCGCACTGAGGAAGTTCACGATCTCGACGTTCACACTCGTCTCATGAAGGCTTACCGTGAAGTTCCTGAGTGGTGGTACATGGTTTGCCTTGTTTGCGCTATTGCATTTGGTATTTCTGGTATTGCTGGCTGGGACACCCACACCTCACCTGGTGTCATTTTCTACGGTCTTGCACTTTGCCTTGTGTTTGTCATTCCCGTCggcatcatcaaggccatgaCTGGTATCGAGGTCACTCTGACAGTTCTTGCCGAGTTTATTGGAGGTTCTTTCGTTGAAGGCAATGCTCTGGCCATGAACTACTTCAAGTCTTTCGGCTACGTCACCTGCGCCCACGCTGTCATGTTCTCAAACGATCTCAAGCTCGCTCACTACGTCAAGATTCCTCCTCGACACACCTTCTTCGCCCAGATCATCGCCACTTTCATCAGCACCTTTGTCTGCGTTGGTGTCCTCAACTTCCAGATGACCCAGATCGAGGGAGTCTGCACTGAGGATGCTCGATGGAAGATGACTTGCCCCAGTGTCAACACCTTCTTCACCGCTTCAGTTCTCTGGGGTACTGTTGGACCTAGCAAGATCTTTGGAAAGAACGGTCTCTACACTGAGGTCTTGATCGGTTTCCCGCTGGGTGTTGTGGTTGTTCTGGCTGTTTGGGCTATCAACAAGAGGTTCCCCAACTGGACCTGGACAAGACAGATTCACCCTGTTGCTATCATGTATGGAGGTATTGTTTGGGCACCCTATAACATGTCGTATGTCTGGCCTTCGGTCCCCATTGCGTACTTTTCCTGGATTTATCTCAAGTCGCGCTACCTCGGCTTGTGGTCTAAA TACAATTTCGTGCTCTCTGCAGCCTGGTCCTGCGGTATCGCCATCgcagccatcatcatcttcttctccctccaGCTCGAAGGCACCGAGTTCAACTGGTGGGGCAACACAGTTGGCTACGTGGGATGCGAGGACGACGCCTGTCCTCTTCAACCCCTCGAGGGCACGGATTACTTCGGCCCTCGGGAGGGTGAATTCCACTAG